The Pseudomonadota bacterium genome has a window encoding:
- a CDS encoding tetratricopeptide repeat protein — MSNPRGVTSDRFKWLEFEDDGASAKGRAPASRRAPDQGKDEYWHVAEAQREFDSGAYEPALREYSAALRYRRDMEEAWSGQVRCMVLIGQMQQAVTWGRKGLDLLPTSTAMASALSYVLAHAEHGEAAMNLSDQLFSQGSEHFSGMPWLWFDRGVCLLSMGQEESAVKCFENALRAGDGSADWLQRIGQEYLLAKSPTRALSVLSKALEQRADRAFLWQLTGRAAEQLHLTDRAAEAFEHARRLDPTSATAARDSTRIHRQRAARPCWIATLVFASEEHPTVDRLRRWRDETWLRNPIGRLAARLYDLTAPAACAVLKHFRAMHAPLRRVLSRLADHIATDASQRPVHKIDAPQRPTLKREDVPN; from the coding sequence GTGTCGAACCCTCGGGGCGTGACCAGTGACCGATTCAAATGGCTCGAGTTCGAAGATGACGGCGCCAGCGCCAAGGGGCGCGCGCCCGCGAGCCGGCGAGCGCCCGACCAGGGCAAGGACGAGTACTGGCACGTTGCCGAGGCCCAGCGCGAGTTCGACAGCGGCGCCTATGAGCCAGCGTTGCGCGAGTACTCGGCGGCGCTGCGGTACCGCCGCGACATGGAAGAGGCCTGGTCTGGACAGGTGCGCTGCATGGTTCTCATCGGGCAGATGCAGCAGGCGGTGACGTGGGGACGCAAGGGCCTCGATCTCCTCCCCACCTCGACCGCAATGGCCAGTGCGCTCTCGTACGTGCTGGCGCACGCAGAGCATGGCGAAGCCGCCATGAACCTGAGCGACCAGCTCTTCAGCCAGGGGAGCGAGCACTTCTCCGGAATGCCCTGGCTCTGGTTCGACCGCGGGGTCTGCCTCCTTTCCATGGGGCAGGAGGAGAGCGCGGTGAAGTGCTTCGAGAATGCGCTTCGCGCAGGTGACGGATCGGCAGACTGGCTGCAGCGCATCGGGCAGGAGTACCTTCTCGCAAAGTCCCCCACGCGAGCGCTCTCGGTGTTGAGCAAGGCGCTCGAGCAGCGTGCTGACCGCGCCTTCCTCTGGCAGCTCACAGGACGCGCGGCCGAACAGCTCCACCTCACCGATCGTGCCGCGGAAGCCTTCGAGCATGCCAGACGGCTCGACCCCACCAGTGCGACCGCCGCCCGCGACTCGACCCGGATTCATCGCCAGCGCGCCGCTCGGCCGTGCTGGATCGCAACCCTGGTCTTCGCATCGGAAGAGCATCCCACCGTCGACCGTCTGCGGAGGTGGCGCGATGAGACCTGGCTGCGCAACCCGATCGGGCGTCTCGCCGCACGTCTCTATGATCTGACCGCCCCCGCCGCGTGCGCCGTCCTGAAGCACTTCAGAGCCATGCACGCACCGCTCCGGCGCGTGCTCTCGCGACTGGCCGACCACATCGCCACTGACGCTTCGCAGCGGCCTGTTCACAAGATCGATGCGCCACAGCGACCGACGCTGAAAAGAGAGGACGTTCCGAATTGA